In one window of bacterium DNA:
- a CDS encoding alkaline phosphatase family protein — protein MGLFSKNNKRAVVVGLDGVPHSLVEKLTADGVTPHLAELGVASPFARMTVTLPEISAVSWPSFATGLNPGGHGVFGFTELKAGTYDVRFTNSADVKAPTIWDRLGRIRKRAVVVNQPSTYPANAINGALVAGFVAVDFDRAIMPPPLRAKLRALGYEIDVDTVKCREDHDLLQKQLMTTLAGRRKAAAYLWENEDWDYFEVVVTGTDRLQHYLWDALMEEAHPRHGFCLEFYREVDRFVGEMFARARDAGAAFYLLSDHGFCGVEREVYLNTWLEQEGFLAFDGGKNDSLAALAAGSRAFALDPNRIYVNVAGKYPRGGVRPGDVPAVLAEIKEGLLALSHNGRPVIRKIFHRDEIYDGPYAASGPDMVAVAHPGFDLKAHLGKAEVFAETNLTGMHTYDDAVFWSAEPPPADVKITDLAKLVLANY, from the coding sequence ATGGGTTTATTCAGCAAAAACAATAAACGCGCCGTCGTCGTGGGCCTGGACGGCGTGCCGCATTCGCTGGTAGAAAAGCTCACGGCCGACGGCGTAACGCCGCACCTGGCCGAGCTCGGCGTAGCGAGCCCGTTCGCGCGGATGACGGTAACGCTGCCGGAAATTTCGGCCGTGTCGTGGCCCTCCTTCGCCACCGGCCTGAACCCGGGAGGCCACGGCGTCTTTGGCTTCACCGAGCTCAAGGCCGGCACGTACGACGTCCGCTTCACGAACTCGGCCGACGTCAAGGCGCCGACTATTTGGGACCGACTGGGCCGCATCCGCAAGCGCGCCGTCGTGGTTAACCAACCGTCGACGTACCCCGCGAACGCCATCAACGGCGCCCTCGTGGCCGGGTTCGTGGCGGTGGACTTCGACCGCGCCATAATGCCGCCGCCGCTCCGGGCGAAGCTCCGCGCGCTGGGCTACGAAATCGACGTCGACACCGTGAAGTGCCGCGAAGACCACGACCTCCTGCAGAAGCAGCTGATGACGACGCTCGCCGGCCGCCGCAAGGCCGCGGCGTACCTCTGGGAAAACGAGGACTGGGACTACTTCGAAGTGGTCGTCACCGGGACCGACCGCCTGCAACATTACCTGTGGGACGCGCTGATGGAGGAGGCCCACCCGCGCCACGGCTTCTGCCTCGAGTTCTACCGCGAGGTGGACCGCTTCGTCGGCGAGATGTTCGCCCGCGCCCGCGACGCGGGAGCGGCGTTCTACCTGCTGTCCGACCACGGCTTCTGCGGCGTCGAGCGCGAGGTGTACCTTAACACCTGGCTCGAGCAAGAGGGCTTTCTCGCCTTCGACGGCGGCAAGAACGACTCCCTGGCCGCTTTGGCCGCGGGGAGCCGCGCCTTCGCCCTCGACCCCAACCGCATCTACGTCAACGTCGCCGGCAAGTACCCCCGCGGCGGCGTGCGCCCCGGCGACGTCCCCGCCGTGCTGGCCGAGATAAAAGAGGGCCTGCTGGCGCTGAGCCACAACGGCCGCCCCGTAATAAGAAAAATATTCCACCGCGACGAGATTTACGACGGCCCGTACGCGGCGAGCGGCCCCGATATGGTCGCGGTGGCGCATCCGGGCTTTGACCTGAAGGCGCACCTCGGCAAGGCCGAGGTCTTCGCCGAGACCAATCTGACCGGGATGCACACCTACGACGACGCCGTCTTCTGGTCGGCCGAGCCGCCGCCCGCCGACGTAAAAATTACGGACCTGGCGAAGCTGGTATTGGCCAATTATTAA
- a CDS encoding sulfite exporter TauE/SafE family protein, giving the protein MKKATIVWLLFVAVFIGVVAVHAAVTGGEAPAGGRAIELISWGTLGILLVAFGCEFVDSTLGMGYGTTLTPLLILFGFAPLQIVPAVLASELVTGISAAFAHHRARNVDLSPGTRAFKVAMVLAACSVVGTLAAVLIAVSIPKIVLKTWIGVLVLAVGILILVTVARRALVRFSWLKVLGLGTLASFNKGMSGGGYGPLVCGGQLLSGMESKKAIAITSLAEGLTCVVGVIVYLVIREAFPWRLALPLAVGALCSVPLSAIAVKKIKARPLTIAIGILTTTLGIFTLLKTYVF; this is encoded by the coding sequence ATGAAGAAAGCCACCATCGTCTGGCTCTTGTTCGTCGCCGTTTTTATAGGCGTAGTCGCCGTACACGCCGCGGTAACCGGCGGCGAAGCGCCCGCGGGCGGCCGGGCAATCGAGCTCATTTCCTGGGGAACGCTGGGCATCTTATTAGTCGCCTTCGGGTGCGAGTTCGTGGACTCCACGCTGGGAATGGGATACGGAACGACGCTCACGCCGCTGCTCATCCTCTTCGGCTTCGCGCCGCTTCAGATCGTCCCGGCGGTTCTCGCTTCGGAGCTCGTTACGGGAATCTCGGCGGCCTTCGCCCACCACCGCGCCCGCAACGTCGACTTGTCGCCGGGCACCCGCGCGTTCAAAGTAGCGATGGTGCTGGCCGCCTGTTCCGTCGTCGGTACCCTCGCCGCGGTTCTTATAGCCGTCAGCATTCCGAAAATAGTGCTGAAGACCTGGATCGGCGTGTTGGTCCTGGCCGTCGGCATCCTGATACTCGTAACGGTAGCCCGTAGGGCCCTGGTGCGGTTCTCGTGGCTTAAGGTCCTGGGCCTGGGAACGCTGGCCTCGTTCAACAAAGGGATGAGCGGCGGCGGTTACGGCCCGCTCGTCTGCGGCGGCCAGCTCCTCTCGGGGATGGAAAGCAAAAAAGCCATCGCCATCACGTCGCTCGCCGAGGGCCTGACTTGCGTGGTGGGCGTTATAGTGTACTTAGTAATAAGGGAGGCGTTCCCGTGGCGACTGGCGCTGCCGTTGGCCGTCGGCGCGTTGTGCTCGGTGCCCCTCTCGGCTATCGCGGTGAAGAAGATAAAGGCCCGGCCTTTGACCATAGCCATCGGCATCCTGACGACGACCCTGGGCATCTTTACCCTCCTCAAGACGTACGTCTTCTGA
- a CDS encoding Rrf2 family transcriptional regulator, with the protein MKLTTRSEYALLALLYLTRHYSEKYNTVETVATAQHIPHKYLEQIMLALKRARFVRSSKGQHGGYKLAKPAADITLAEIVRLFDGALAPTDSVSEHFYESTPVEREKKLVALFKDVRDYAAKKLETTTLADVS; encoded by the coding sequence ATGAAACTTACCACCCGCAGCGAATACGCTCTCCTGGCGTTACTGTACCTGACACGCCATTACTCCGAGAAGTACAACACGGTCGAAACCGTAGCCACGGCACAGCACATACCCCACAAGTACCTCGAGCAAATAATGCTGGCGCTGAAGCGCGCACGGTTTGTGCGGAGCTCCAAAGGGCAGCACGGCGGTTACAAGCTGGCGAAACCCGCCGCGGACATAACGCTGGCCGAAATCGTGCGTCTCTTCGACGGCGCCCTCGCGCCCACCGACTCCGTTAGCGAACACTTCTACGAATCCACGCCGGTGGAGAGAGAGAAGAAACTCGTCGCGTTGTTCAAAGACGTCCGCGATTACGCCGCTAAGAAGCTCGAGACCACGACGTTGGCCGACGTATCCTGA
- a CDS encoding alkaline phosphatase family protein, with amino-acid sequence MGSALALAPAAFGYVGPGAGFAVVTSFFAVFASLVLALFAFLTLPFRRLVRGIRRRRALAKARVGRVVILGLDGLSPEIVGEMMADGKLPHLSRLAEEGTFKPLATTVPAVSPVAWSSFQTGTSPARHNIFDFLTRDRATYLPDLSSAHIGPPRRFLNVGKFRIPLGKPSIRLLRKSKPFWKILGDHGVFSNVIRVPITFPPEKFHGVSLSAMCVPDLLGTQGTFSYYYEEGDAGVSEGGQCIKVERDGREVSSHLLGPDNPIKKNGGQLRLPVKIRPGKRDGEVEMSLDGARVKLKVGAYSGWTPVAFRAGLGVRVRGIARFLVKSLRPFEMYVTPINVDPDRPALPISHPYIYAVYLSKLLGRYATLGLAEDTWALNEGVIDEGQFLEQAWRYHDERERMFFDALERTKQGVVACVFDASDRIQHMFFRYLTPDHPANRGRDTQKYAGAVEDMYVKMDELVGATEAKLAPGDLLIVMSDHGFTSFARGVNVNAWLAQEGYLTLKDGAAGGKWLEGVDWSRTRAYALGLAGIYVNVAGRERQGIVPRDEVPALKKEIAEKLKGLRDDARGRVAISNMYDLGEIYAGPYLDGGPELVVGYGAGYRASWDSATGGTAGDVFEDNVKAWSGDHCVAAELVPGVLFTNARVATEKPSIVDIAPTVLELFGVAAPSYMEGRPLELELPPGPEETEKNANEKA; translated from the coding sequence TTGGGAAGCGCATTAGCGCTGGCGCCGGCGGCCTTCGGCTACGTGGGCCCGGGCGCCGGCTTCGCCGTCGTCACGTCCTTCTTCGCCGTCTTCGCGAGCCTGGTGCTGGCGCTCTTCGCGTTCCTGACGCTGCCCTTCCGCCGCCTGGTGCGGGGCATTCGGCGACGGCGCGCGCTGGCGAAGGCCCGCGTAGGCCGGGTCGTAATACTCGGCCTCGACGGCCTCTCGCCCGAAATCGTCGGCGAGATGATGGCCGACGGCAAGCTGCCCCACCTTTCCCGGCTGGCCGAAGAGGGCACCTTTAAACCGCTCGCGACGACGGTCCCGGCGGTGTCGCCGGTGGCGTGGTCCTCGTTCCAGACCGGGACCTCGCCCGCGCGCCACAACATCTTCGACTTCCTCACCCGCGACCGCGCGACGTACCTGCCCGACCTCTCGTCGGCGCACATCGGGCCGCCGCGCCGGTTCCTCAACGTCGGCAAATTCCGGATACCGCTCGGCAAACCGTCGATAAGGTTGCTCCGCAAGAGCAAACCCTTCTGGAAGATCCTGGGGGACCACGGCGTCTTCTCCAACGTCATCCGCGTTCCCATTACCTTCCCGCCCGAGAAGTTCCACGGCGTGTCGCTCTCGGCGATGTGCGTGCCGGACCTGCTGGGCACGCAGGGCACCTTCTCCTATTATTACGAGGAGGGCGACGCCGGCGTGAGCGAGGGCGGCCAGTGCATAAAGGTGGAACGCGACGGCCGCGAAGTGTCGTCGCACCTGCTCGGGCCGGACAACCCGATAAAAAAGAACGGCGGCCAGCTCCGCCTGCCCGTTAAAATCCGGCCCGGAAAACGCGACGGCGAGGTCGAAATGTCGCTCGACGGCGCCCGCGTCAAACTGAAAGTAGGCGCGTACTCGGGCTGGACGCCGGTGGCGTTCCGCGCGGGCCTGGGCGTGCGCGTACGCGGCATCGCGCGCTTCCTCGTGAAGTCGCTCCGGCCTTTCGAGATGTACGTAACGCCCATCAACGTCGACCCCGACCGGCCGGCGCTCCCCATCTCCCACCCCTACATCTACGCCGTCTACCTGTCGAAGTTGTTGGGCCGCTACGCTACGCTGGGCCTGGCCGAGGACACCTGGGCGCTCAACGAGGGCGTCATCGACGAAGGCCAGTTCCTGGAGCAGGCCTGGCGCTACCACGACGAGCGCGAGCGCATGTTCTTCGACGCGCTGGAGCGGACGAAGCAGGGCGTCGTCGCCTGCGTCTTCGACGCGTCGGACCGCATCCAGCACATGTTCTTCCGCTACCTGACGCCGGACCACCCGGCCAACCGCGGCCGCGACACCCAGAAATACGCCGGCGCGGTGGAAGACATGTACGTGAAGATGGACGAACTCGTCGGCGCGACGGAGGCCAAACTCGCCCCGGGGGACTTGCTGATAGTGATGTCCGACCACGGCTTCACCTCTTTCGCGCGCGGCGTAAACGTGAACGCCTGGCTGGCGCAAGAGGGCTACCTTACGCTGAAGGACGGCGCCGCGGGCGGCAAGTGGCTGGAGGGCGTCGACTGGAGCCGGACGCGGGCGTACGCGCTGGGCCTGGCCGGCATCTACGTCAACGTCGCCGGCCGCGAGAGACAAGGCATCGTACCGCGCGACGAGGTACCGGCGCTCAAAAAAGAGATCGCCGAAAAATTGAAAGGCCTGCGCGACGACGCCCGCGGCCGCGTCGCCATAAGCAACATGTACGACCTGGGCGAGATATACGCCGGCCCCTACCTCGACGGCGGCCCGGAGCTCGTCGTCGGCTACGGCGCCGGATACCGCGCGAGTTGGGACTCGGCCACCGGCGGCACCGCCGGCGACGTCTTCGAAGACAACGTTAAGGCCTGGTCCGGCGACCACTGCGTCGCCGCCGAGCTCGTGCCGGGAGTGCTGTTCACCAACGCCCGGGTAGCGACGGAAAAACCGAGCATCGTAGATATCGCGCCCACGGTGCTGGAGCTCTTCGGCGTGGCCGCGCCCTCGTATATGGAGGGGCGGCCGCTCGAGCTGGAGCTCCCGCCGGGGCCCGAAGAGACAGAGAAGAACGCGAATGAAAAGGCGTGA
- a CDS encoding alkaline phosphatase family protein, translated as MKRRDFIKATGTGAAVAAAGGLAPLLEACTGKARPIGRKVIVLAIDGMDPKLVRRFVARGGMPTFAKFIENNTFMPLGTSLPPQSPVAWSDFITGAGPGVHGIFDFIHRDPHTLYPFLSISRAIPPSRTIKLGRLVIPLSGGKVENLRRGPCLWEILARHDVPATVFKCPSNFPPVKTDARTVSGLGTPDLRGTYGTFSYYTDDPPADADEFTGGECYPVRLWDNTFTAELVGPPNTFREGSPPAKLRFTVHRDPSRDVAKVAWDGDDVVLQKGEWSGWRRVRFKLAGPLADAVGMVRLYLKEVRPHFKLYVSPVNVDPLEPALPISTPGDYAAQVARRAGRYYTQGFPEETKALSHGVFEEEEYLAQAGIVLNERFACLDETLADFDDGFFYFYISSIDQNTHMMWRTMDPEHPLYQPDASPEVKGAVEHFYREMDGALARVLAKVDDKTTFFIISDHGFAPFYREFNLNTWLLDNGYLVLADPTRRAETEFLDNIDWARTVAYGFGLNGLYVNLRGREPHGIVEPGDADGLSRELAAKLEAYNDDETGDRVIVKAYVSRESYRGPAAASAPELIVGFAPGYRLADDSAVAEFPERICKVREDKWAADHCVDPGHVPGVLFCNKPVAAKAPALKDLAPTILKEFGLAPAPEMTGRHILG; from the coding sequence ATGAAAAGGCGTGATTTTATAAAGGCGACCGGGACCGGCGCCGCGGTCGCCGCGGCGGGGGGCCTCGCGCCGCTGCTCGAGGCTTGCACCGGCAAGGCCAGGCCGATAGGCCGCAAGGTCATCGTCCTCGCCATCGACGGTATGGACCCGAAGCTGGTGCGGCGCTTCGTCGCCCGGGGCGGGATGCCCACCTTCGCGAAGTTCATCGAGAACAATACCTTTATGCCTTTGGGAACGAGCCTTCCGCCGCAGAGCCCGGTGGCGTGGTCCGACTTCATTACCGGCGCGGGCCCGGGCGTCCACGGCATCTTCGACTTTATACACCGCGACCCGCACACCCTCTACCCCTTCCTCTCCATTTCGCGGGCGATTCCCCCCTCCCGAACGATAAAGCTCGGCCGGCTGGTAATACCGCTCTCGGGCGGCAAGGTCGAAAACCTGCGCCGCGGCCCCTGCCTTTGGGAAATCCTCGCCCGCCACGACGTCCCGGCGACGGTCTTCAAATGCCCGTCGAACTTCCCGCCGGTGAAGACGGACGCCCGGACGGTATCGGGCCTGGGGACGCCGGACCTCCGCGGCACGTACGGCACTTTCTCCTACTACACCGACGACCCTCCCGCCGACGCCGACGAGTTCACGGGCGGCGAGTGCTACCCGGTCCGGCTGTGGGACAACACCTTCACCGCGGAGCTGGTCGGGCCGCCCAATACCTTCCGCGAGGGCTCGCCCCCGGCGAAGCTCCGCTTCACGGTCCACCGCGACCCGTCGCGCGACGTCGCGAAGGTGGCGTGGGACGGCGACGACGTAGTGCTCCAAAAGGGCGAGTGGAGCGGCTGGCGCCGGGTGCGCTTCAAACTCGCCGGGCCGCTGGCGGACGCCGTGGGTATGGTCCGACTTTACTTAAAAGAGGTTCGGCCGCATTTTAAGCTCTACGTCTCGCCGGTGAACGTCGACCCGCTCGAGCCGGCGCTGCCCATAAGCACGCCGGGCGACTACGCGGCGCAGGTAGCGCGCCGCGCTGGCCGCTACTACACCCAGGGGTTCCCGGAAGAGACCAAAGCCCTGTCGCACGGCGTCTTCGAGGAGGAGGAATACCTGGCGCAGGCCGGGATCGTCCTGAACGAACGGTTCGCCTGCCTCGACGAAACGCTGGCCGACTTCGACGACGGCTTCTTCTACTTCTACATCTCGAGCATCGACCAGAATACCCATATGATGTGGCGGACGATGGACCCCGAACATCCGCTGTATCAACCCGACGCGTCGCCCGAGGTCAAAGGCGCGGTGGAACACTTTTACCGCGAAATGGACGGCGCGCTGGCGCGCGTCCTCGCGAAGGTGGACGACAAGACGACGTTCTTCATCATCTCGGACCACGGCTTCGCGCCCTTCTACCGCGAGTTCAACCTCAACACCTGGCTGCTGGACAACGGCTACCTGGTGCTGGCGGACCCGACGCGACGCGCCGAGACCGAGTTCCTGGACAACATCGACTGGGCACGCACGGTGGCGTACGGCTTCGGCCTGAACGGCCTGTACGTCAACCTCCGCGGCCGCGAGCCGCACGGCATCGTCGAGCCCGGCGACGCCGACGGCCTCTCCCGCGAGCTAGCCGCCAAACTGGAGGCTTACAACGACGACGAGACCGGCGACCGCGTTATCGTCAAAGCGTACGTAAGTCGCGAGTCGTACCGGGGGCCGGCGGCGGCCTCGGCGCCGGAGCTCATCGTCGGCTTCGCGCCCGGGTACCGCCTGGCCGACGACTCCGCCGTAGCCGAATTCCCGGAACGGATATGCAAGGTGCGGGAGGACAAGTGGGCCGCGGACCACTGCGTCGACCCGGGGCACGTCCCCGGCGTGCTGTTCTGCAACAAACCGGTGGCCGCCAAAGCGCCCGCGCTCAAAGACCTCGCGCCCACGATATTGAAAGAGTTCGGCCTCGCGCCCGCGCCCGAAATGACCGGGCGGCACATACTCGGATAG